A region from the Algoriphagus machipongonensis genome encodes:
- a CDS encoding VPS10 domain-containing protein: MKVKSLLLLLCMSLSLYAQSQELKSELLNGLPLRNIGPATMSGRIVDLAVDESDPYTFYAATATGGVWKTSNNGVSFEPVFENENTHSVGAIALHQNHPNILWVGTGERANRQSNSWGDGVYKSHDGGKTWEHLGLKDSHHIGRIVLHPTDTAVAYVAAMGHLWGPNEERGLYKTEDGGKTWDRLIYVDEDTGVVDVAMDPSDPNTLYAATYQRRRKPYGFHGGGPGSGLHKSTDGGKTWKELTNGLPDGDYGRIGISIYRKNPEVVFISLEQGFQYNASTAYNERRAGLYRSQDKGESWELMSDWNPRPMYASQPLVDPSDESRIYMMNQYSYSSDSGRTFTAPRQSLHGDDRILWVNPEDSRHVIKGDDGGIGISYDRGKKWLFINNLPVSQYYRVSVDNAKPYNVYGGLQDNGSWVGPSETYRSSGILNEDWKRLGGGDGFLNLVDRNDPEVVYTESQYLGLSRLNMKNGQKQEIRPGDPKGRIGARRNWDAWGPGLPEPELGNAMAPGNWDGPFFLSHHDGNTIYAGTNVLWKSTDNGVTWTSLGDLTTKVNRRELLIMGQRPDENTASLDDGIPYYPTLTAIAEDLFTPGMLYAGTDDGLLQVSWDGGKTWNDVSSKLEGLPKETWINSFEPSSHAAGTAYVTINNYRNDDFNNYIYKTEDYGKTWKSVEGNLPANRVTRTLREDPKNPNLLYLGTELGLFISIDQGEHWVEFKSNMPTLPFNDLVIHPRDNDLVLATHGRGVWILDHISALQEMTPEVLQQSAALFSIADAEIINYTNDGAHTGDMYYRGENPDFGAAIDYYLQDSVASDAISIKILDTNGALVDEVEAKNKSGLHRVMWQLQYKTGEEGNGRSRMRGPSVLPGLYTAQLEVNGQTYEKQFRVSDDPRLDISLDVRKEWTDSQMKVLELSTQVTEDGKGIQKLEEQLEKLEEEKIEYDQDDAAPLKEIIRKYGELSSRIRTLYYQTSNYIGPWTGDQKAQFDYYLSMVDKLKTERDLVIKNTVPKVNKGLKKENRLTIEM; this comes from the coding sequence ATGAAAGTTAAATCCTTACTTCTCTTGCTTTGCATGAGCTTATCGCTCTATGCCCAAAGCCAAGAATTGAAAAGCGAATTATTAAACGGACTACCCCTTAGGAATATTGGACCTGCCACCATGAGTGGGCGAATTGTGGACCTTGCGGTAGATGAATCTGACCCCTACACTTTTTATGCAGCAACAGCAACCGGAGGAGTTTGGAAGACTAGCAATAATGGCGTCTCCTTTGAACCTGTTTTTGAAAATGAAAACACTCATTCTGTAGGTGCAATTGCTCTACATCAAAACCATCCTAATATCCTTTGGGTGGGTACTGGAGAGAGAGCTAACCGCCAAAGTAATTCTTGGGGAGATGGTGTTTACAAATCACATGATGGAGGAAAAACCTGGGAGCACTTGGGACTAAAAGATTCCCATCATATTGGAAGAATTGTGCTTCATCCCACTGACACCGCGGTAGCTTATGTTGCTGCAATGGGCCATTTATGGGGGCCTAATGAAGAGCGAGGTCTGTATAAAACCGAAGATGGTGGAAAAACCTGGGATCGACTGATCTATGTGGATGAGGACACTGGTGTAGTGGATGTGGCCATGGATCCATCCGATCCTAATACGCTGTATGCTGCCACTTATCAGCGAAGAAGAAAACCCTATGGGTTTCATGGAGGAGGGCCGGGAAGTGGTCTGCATAAATCTACAGATGGTGGAAAAACCTGGAAAGAGCTAACCAATGGACTTCCAGATGGAGATTATGGACGTATTGGTATTTCCATCTATCGAAAGAACCCTGAAGTGGTATTTATTTCATTGGAACAAGGATTTCAATACAATGCCTCCACTGCTTACAATGAAAGAAGAGCTGGTTTATATAGAAGTCAGGACAAAGGTGAGAGTTGGGAGTTGATGAGTGATTGGAATCCAAGACCGATGTATGCCTCTCAGCCCTTGGTGGATCCCAGTGACGAGTCAAGGATTTACATGATGAATCAGTATAGTTATTCCAGTGATAGTGGAAGAACCTTTACAGCCCCGAGACAATCTCTTCATGGAGATGACAGGATTCTTTGGGTTAATCCAGAAGATTCCCGCCATGTAATCAAAGGGGATGACGGAGGTATTGGTATCTCTTATGATAGAGGAAAAAAATGGCTTTTCATCAACAACCTTCCCGTTAGCCAATACTACAGAGTTTCTGTAGACAATGCTAAACCATACAATGTTTATGGTGGCCTGCAGGACAATGGTAGTTGGGTTGGCCCAAGTGAAACGTATCGTTCCTCGGGCATTCTAAATGAAGACTGGAAACGGTTGGGAGGTGGCGATGGCTTTTTGAATCTGGTTGACCGAAATGATCCAGAGGTAGTCTACACAGAATCCCAGTATTTAGGGCTTTCCAGGCTCAATATGAAAAACGGCCAAAAACAAGAGATCCGGCCCGGAGATCCTAAAGGAAGAATCGGTGCTAGAAGGAACTGGGACGCTTGGGGACCTGGACTTCCCGAGCCAGAATTAGGCAATGCTATGGCACCTGGAAATTGGGATGGTCCCTTCTTTTTATCGCACCATGATGGAAACACTATTTATGCCGGAACCAATGTACTCTGGAAAAGCACCGATAATGGCGTTACTTGGACCTCTTTGGGAGACCTTACCACAAAGGTAAACCGTCGTGAACTTCTGATTATGGGCCAAAGACCTGATGAAAATACAGCTTCTCTAGATGATGGCATCCCCTACTATCCAACCTTAACAGCCATTGCTGAGGATTTATTTACACCGGGAATGCTTTATGCCGGAACTGATGATGGCTTACTTCAAGTATCTTGGGATGGTGGAAAAACCTGGAATGACGTCAGTAGCAAATTAGAAGGTTTGCCTAAGGAAACTTGGATCAATTCTTTTGAACCATCCAGTCACGCTGCCGGTACAGCATACGTTACCATCAATAATTATAGAAATGATGATTTCAATAATTACATCTATAAAACAGAAGATTATGGTAAAACCTGGAAATCGGTAGAAGGTAATTTACCAGCCAACCGAGTTACGCGAACACTAAGAGAAGACCCAAAAAACCCCAATTTATTATACTTAGGCACTGAGCTGGGACTTTTTATCTCCATAGATCAGGGTGAACATTGGGTTGAATTCAAAAGCAATATGCCAACACTACCATTTAATGATTTGGTGATTCACCCTAGAGATAATGACTTAGTGCTTGCGACACACGGAAGAGGAGTTTGGATATTGGATCATATCAGTGCTCTTCAGGAAATGACTCCAGAAGTCTTACAACAATCAGCTGCCCTATTCTCTATCGCTGATGCAGAAATCATCAATTACACCAACGATGGCGCACATACAGGTGATATGTATTACCGAGGTGAAAACCCTGATTTTGGAGCTGCTATAGACTACTACCTACAGGATTCTGTCGCTAGCGATGCCATTTCCATCAAAATCTTGGATACAAATGGAGCTTTGGTAGATGAGGTTGAAGCAAAAAATAAGTCAGGGCTTCATAGAGTGATGTGGCAATTGCAATATAAAACTGGAGAAGAAGGAAATGGCAGGTCCAGAATGCGAGGCCCCTCTGTTTTACCAGGCCTTTATACCGCTCAATTAGAAGTAAACGGTCAAACTTATGAGAAGCAATTCAGAGTAAGTGATGACCCACGTTTGGATATTTCACTGGATGTAAGAAAGGAATGGACTGATTCTCAAATGAAAGTTTTGGAATTAAGTACTCAGGTAACAGAAGATGGAAAAGGAATCCAAAAGCTAGAAGAGCAATTAGAAAAACTGGAGGAAGAGAAAATAGAGTATGATCAAGATGATGCTGCACCACTAAAGGAAATCATCCGAAAATACGGAGAACTTAGCAGTAGAATCAGG
- a CDS encoding PepSY-associated TM helix domain-containing protein gives MTLRKFIAKIHLYLGLITGLLFFIIALSGAIYTWQPEFSRIAFHQEIKPEEQPFISISDIKNTLEKDFPEGDFRTALYRDKESAIEVLIYVPGTYFHAYINPYSGELIHLQDMNKGWISKLKNLHRNLLLGPPGREIVHWVTLMAMFMLITGLVIWWPARGKPSKGKFSIKWTASPKKLNYDLHNILGFYATWILIFTIGTGIFWGFEVVRESLKEISGENKITWDKPISTVLENESNRNKYEILNKLIKEYHNTYTGAEVGINIPHQEDEAIQLSVIRPKAGINAVDFYYHDQYTGEPLQGNFQNGLAENRSSFSKINGLVYDIHFGSVWGLPGRILACLASLIGASLPITGFLVWWNKRKTKKKKLGKA, from the coding sequence ATGACCCTTCGAAAGTTCATCGCTAAAATCCATCTTTATTTAGGACTGATCACAGGCTTATTATTTTTTATTATCGCACTCTCAGGAGCCATTTACACTTGGCAACCAGAGTTTAGTCGAATAGCTTTTCATCAGGAAATCAAACCAGAAGAACAACCTTTTATCTCTATATCTGACATCAAAAATACTTTGGAGAAGGACTTTCCGGAAGGAGATTTCCGGACGGCTTTGTACAGGGACAAGGAAAGTGCCATAGAAGTATTGATTTATGTGCCTGGCACCTATTTTCATGCCTATATAAACCCCTATTCGGGAGAGCTGATCCACTTACAGGATATGAATAAGGGATGGATCAGTAAACTGAAAAACCTACATAGAAACTTATTGTTGGGCCCTCCAGGTCGCGAAATTGTTCACTGGGTGACGTTGATGGCCATGTTTATGTTGATCACAGGTTTAGTGATTTGGTGGCCTGCAAGAGGAAAGCCTAGCAAAGGGAAGTTCTCCATCAAATGGACAGCCTCCCCAAAAAAGCTGAATTATGATTTACACAATATCCTCGGATTCTATGCCACCTGGATTCTTATTTTCACCATTGGCACTGGTATTTTCTGGGGTTTTGAAGTGGTAAGGGAAAGCCTGAAAGAAATCAGCGGAGAAAATAAAATCACTTGGGATAAGCCAATTTCTACAGTTCTGGAAAATGAATCAAACAGGAACAAATACGAGATCTTGAATAAACTGATAAAAGAATATCACAACACTTATACTGGTGCTGAGGTGGGGATCAATATTCCTCATCAAGAGGATGAGGCGATTCAACTTTCGGTCATCCGACCAAAGGCTGGGATCAATGCAGTTGACTTCTATTATCATGATCAATACACTGGAGAACCCCTTCAGGGCAACTTCCAAAATGGGCTTGCTGAAAATCGTAGTAGTTTCAGCAAAATCAATGGGCTGGTTTATGATATTCATTTCGGAAGCGTCTGGGGACTACCAGGAAGAATTTTAGCCTGTCTGGCGTCCTTGATCGGTGCGTCCTTGCCTATAACAGGCTTTTTGGTCTGGTGGAACAAAAGAAAAACCAAGAAAAAAAAGCTCGGAAAAGCCTGA